Genomic window (Alteromonas pelagimontana):
CAACTAGCCGTAAAACCTTCGTAGTTGTCATCAGTAATAATATTCATCGCCCCTGCAATTGCGTCAGATCCGTAAATTGCAGATGCCCCATCCAAAACGGTTTCAATTCGGTCAACAGCAATAGTCGGAACTAAAGCTGCAAGGTTAGTATAAGTATTTCGTTTTGAATCCTGTTCCTGCGACGACACCCGATGACCGTTCAATAACACAAGAGTTGAGGAAGGGCCAAGGCCTCGCAGGTTTGCCGAGCGGGTATGGCGAGCTTCGTTGCCACCTCCGGCTAAATTGTTTACTCCACCTACACTACCGGTGTTTGCCGTGTTATTGATTATTAAATCGTCAACACCCGAAAAACCTGAACGCATGATTTCCTCGTTACCGACAATTTGGATAGGCGACGACATGGTACTTTGTTCATTTCGGGTAACGTAGCTTCCGGTTACGCGGATAACTTCAACATCTTTTGCGTCATCGTCTGCTTCCTGAGCAATGGCCGGAATTGAGGTAACGCTGGTGTAGAAAGCGATGGCAATAGCAGCACTAAGTCTGCTTTTGGGAATATTGCTGTAATTTGACATAGTTGTGTCCCACTGATTGTTGAGCGTCAGCGGAATGAATGCCGCTCGCTCATTTCTCGTTAAGTCATCGTCCGGCCGGGAGATGAAAGCTGTATACTTCAGGATTAATAACAACACAGTAAGATCAATAAATTAAATTAATTTATACTATTAATTAACAAATTTTTAATATAAATCAAAAGATGCTACTGAAGTGATTCGGGACGCAGTACTGCCTTGGAAACAGTATGGCCATCTATGATCCGTTTGCCGGGCAACGACTGTGGGACGGTTCCTTTTTCTACCCACTCGATCAGCGAGGGTAGGGGGTTAACATAGGTCACACCTTTGCCACCCGCACAGTGGCTCATTCCGGGAATAAGATAAAGTTGCAACGAAGGTAATTTCGTCGTTTCTGCCACTTCGCGTGCGTAAGACAGAGAATCGAGGTAAGAGACAATTGGGTCGGCCATGCCGTGATATATAATTAGCTTTCCGCCCTGTTTAAAGAATGGGCGTAAGTTGGTTTGTGTTGCATCTATTCTCGGCGACAACACGTGTTTGGCACGTTTGAAGTCGGCATGCCAGTCAAACTCCCAGGGATCCCATTTGTCTTGCTGAAAAGCCCAAATACGCCAAAAATCGGCACGGGCTGGTTCATCAGGCTTTTCTGGATCCGCCCAGTAAGCCCGCCATCCTATCCCACTGGCGTTTTCGCTCCCGGGTGGGAAGCCAGGGTAAATAGATTTTCCGGTTTCAGGATCGGTGGGGCCTTCAAGAATATTGTTAATACGTATAATCTGCGAAGCGGTAAAACACTGCTGTGTTTTTTTGTTGTTTTTACACTGCATCACAGTCAAGTCGGGACGGCATTGGTGCGGATTGCTGAGCAACCCATCGCGCTTTCCATCCTGGGCATCACATTTCTTTAAAAAGGTTGACTCAAGCAGAGCCAAATCTGCTTGAGTAAAGACAATCTCATTATTTTCACGAAGATGAGTTTGCTGGAAAAGCCAAAGGAATGCAGCGTTGAGAGCCACCCGGTTATGTCCCGGCGCTCCGGCTACTATTCCGTCATAGTCTTCAGGATAGAATTGCGCGGCGGCTAGCGCTTGGTGACCTCCGGTTGAACATCCCTGGAAATATTTATATTCAGGCGCTTTATCATAAAAAGCATGGGTAATCTGTGTTCCATAGTGGCTAAGTTCGTGAACGGAGGTTCTGCCCCAGTAATCTATGCGTTCCGGCGCTTCAATAGCAAAAGACAACGAATCTGACTGATGGCCGGTATCGGTGGCTGCCACGGCAAATCCTTCCTGTGCTGCTTTTGCCATCGCTTCTGTTGGAATTTTGGAACTGTACCCTCCGTTGCCAACACCCAGGAAACGACCATTCCAGGAGGCTAATTCCGGTAGCCAGACGTGAAGCGTAATATAAGAAGCATCGGACTGACTAAGTGGCGGCCAAATTTTAGCTTCTACCCGGCACTGACCATCAATGGACGTTGCCGAAACAATAGTAGCCGAGGGATATTTAAGATCCTTAAGGTGATGACAGTTTCCGCCATTCTCTTGTGCCTGTACGTAAAGATTAAAAATTGATAACAGCGCGGCAATTAAGCCAGTCAGGGCACGCATAAGTTGTTCCTCCTGCTTTGAAGTGCCTTACCTGCTCGAGCGTTATAAGGCTTTCCCAGTTGCTTGCTGATCCAGTCTCCGGTTTGGATGAGCATGTCTAAGTCAATGCCGTGCTTTAAGCCTTCCCGTTCTAGCAGGTACACTACATCCTCAGTGGCCACATTCCCCGTGGCGCCCTTGGCATAGGGACATCCACCTAATCCGCCGACGGACGCATCAAGGGTTCGGATACCTTCTTCCAATCCCACATAGATATTTGCTATCGCCTGACCATAAGTATCGTGCATATGAAGTGCTAGCTGATGGCTCTTACTGACCGATTGCAAAGCCCGCAACAATGTTCGGACCCGTCCCGGGGTTCCGGTGCCAATGGTGTCGCCCAAAGACACCTGATAACACCCCATAGCCAGTAGTGCGGCGGTTAACCTACCTACAGTTTCCGGGGCTATCGGACCTTCGAAGGGGCAGTCCAGGGCACAGGAGATATAAGCCCGAACTTTTTTGTTGGCCGCTTTTGCCGCCTGCACTACCGAGGCAAAGCGCTTTAAACTGGTAAACACATCGCAGTTGAGGTTGCGCTGACTAAAGCTCTCTGATGCTGATGCAAATACCGCCACTTCATCCGCACTCGCCTGGTACGCGTGCTCCCATCCTTTTAAATTCGGAGTAAGCGCAGCGTAGGTCGTTCCCGAAAAGCGGTGAATACCGGCAAACACCTTCTCGCTGTCGGCCATTTGAGGCACCCACTTTGGGCTGACAAAACTTCCCGCTTCAATATATCTGAGACCACATCGCGATAGCCGATCCACCAGCGTGATTTTAGTTTCAGCATCAACAGGTTGCTTTTCATTTTGTAAACCATCCCGTGGACTCATCTCTGCGATAGTTACAACGTTATCGTCATCCGTCATAGACTAATTACTCCTGTGAGCACCGCTATAAATGTCATAAATAGTGAGCAGGCGTAGAGGTAGGGAATACTGAATCGCTGATGGTCTGCCAGCCCAATGCGGGTCAGGCCTATCAATAAAAACGTAGCTGGTGTCAGTGGACTGACCGGAAAGCCGGTTGTCATTTGTCCCAGCAGTGCTCCATGAGCCACGCTCTGCGCTGCGCCACCGCTATCAACAGCAATACCTGATAGAACGGGCATAATGCCGAAATAGAAGGAATCGGGATCGAAAAGTAAACTGAGCGGCATTGCGATCAGAGCAACAAAAAAGGGTAAGTGGGTGACCAGCAGCGAGGGAAGCAAGCCACTGCCTCCCTGAGCCATGGCATCCAGCATACCGGAGTGACGTAAAATCCCGGTGAAACA
Coding sequences:
- a CDS encoding tannase/feruloyl esterase family alpha/beta hydrolase; protein product: MRALTGLIAALLSIFNLYVQAQENGGNCHHLKDLKYPSATIVSATSIDGQCRVEAKIWPPLSQSDASYITLHVWLPELASWNGRFLGVGNGGYSSKIPTEAMAKAAQEGFAVAATDTGHQSDSLSFAIEAPERIDYWGRTSVHELSHYGTQITHAFYDKAPEYKYFQGCSTGGHQALAAAQFYPEDYDGIVAGAPGHNRVALNAAFLWLFQQTHLRENNEIVFTQADLALLESTFLKKCDAQDGKRDGLLSNPHQCRPDLTVMQCKNNKKTQQCFTASQIIRINNILEGPTDPETGKSIYPGFPPGSENASGIGWRAYWADPEKPDEPARADFWRIWAFQQDKWDPWEFDWHADFKRAKHVLSPRIDATQTNLRPFFKQGGKLIIYHGMADPIVSYLDSLSYAREVAETTKLPSLQLYLIPGMSHCAGGKGVTYVNPLPSLIEWVEKGTVPQSLPGKRIIDGHTVSKAVLRPESLQ
- a CDS encoding hydroxymethylglutaryl-CoA lyase; translation: MTDDDNVVTIAEMSPRDGLQNEKQPVDAETKITLVDRLSRCGLRYIEAGSFVSPKWVPQMADSEKVFAGIHRFSGTTYAALTPNLKGWEHAYQASADEVAVFASASESFSQRNLNCDVFTSLKRFASVVQAAKAANKKVRAYISCALDCPFEGPIAPETVGRLTAALLAMGCYQVSLGDTIGTGTPGRVRTLLRALQSVSKSHQLALHMHDTYGQAIANIYVGLEEGIRTLDASVGGLGGCPYAKGATGNVATEDVVYLLEREGLKHGIDLDMLIQTGDWISKQLGKPYNARAGKALQSRRNNLCVP